From Toxorhynchites rutilus septentrionalis strain SRP chromosome 2, ASM2978413v1, whole genome shotgun sequence, a single genomic window includes:
- the LOC129768611 gene encoding small integral membrane protein 14 yields MGDEFDGCECIWSHEIAMRRLLSLLRNGQSYCTDNECIDLPNMPNQGVGDNFFMMMLFMIFAVILYVMRPASLRRRNDLDKALPPSNDGPNNDGAPPAVN; encoded by the exons ATGGGCGATGAATTCGATGGATGCGAGTGCATTTGGAGCCACGAAATTGCGATGCGGCGGCTACTTTCGCTG CTTCGCAATGGTCAATCATATTGCACAGACAATGAGTGTATCGATT TACCCAACATGCCAAATCAGGGGGTTGGGGACAACTTCTTCATGATGATGCTATTTATGATATTTGCTGTGATATTGTATGTAATGCGGCCGGCTTCGCTTCGCCGGAGGAACGATCTGGATAAGGCACTGCCACCATCTAACGAC GGTCCTAACAACGATGGCGCTCCACCTGCTGTCAATTGA
- the LOC129767534 gene encoding uncharacterized protein LOC129767534 isoform X2 — protein MLCVIWRVLGPIDGIGDAFKALKTHGKNIVCVSNNSVRETTDYMERLRNLSPEANVDDVIHPAVSVVRYLKSINFQGPIYAIVSAPFLAILREAGYEVFTGPKEPLPETFREVMQAIANTKPAKAVIVDYDYNCNNPKLMKAEQYLRADSECLFIAGAVDNKMSVSSSYSFFGPGRYVELLEKATGRKATVLGKPSHLLGEQLKMQYSVGDARRVLFVGDMIDQDVAFGKITGFQTLLVLTGGTSKADLESLRDSGKVPDFYTESIADFAQIVEDVLAGSKKACL, from the exons atgttat GTGTAATATGGAGAGTCCTGGGTCCGATCGATGGAATTGGGGATGCATTCAAAGCGTTGAAAACTCATGGAAAAAATATCGTTTGTGTGTCGAACAATAGCGTCCGAGAAACTACAGATTACATGGAGCGATTGCGCAACTTATCTCCAGAAGCAAATGTAGACGATGTGATTCATCCGGCCGTTAGTGTTGTCAGGTACCTGAAGTCAATCAACTTCCAGGGACCGATTTATGCAATAGTATCAGCACCCTTCTTGGCAATTCTTCGAGAAGCAGGATATGAAGTGTTCACCGGG CCTAAGGAACCTCTGCCGGAGACGTTTCGTGAAGTTATGCAAGCGATCGCCAATACAAAACCGGCGAAAGCAGTGATAGTAGACTACGATTACAATTGTAACAATCCTAAACTGATGAAGGCCGAACAATACCTTAGAGCAGactctgagtgtttattcattgCCGGTGCCGTCGACAACAAAATGTCTGTGTCATCCAGTTACAGCTTTTTCGGACCGGGACGTTATGTGGAACTTCTGGAGAAAGCCACCGGGAGAAAGGCCACAGTTCTCGGGAAACCGAGCCACCTGTTGGGGGAGCAGTTGAAGATGCAGTACTCGGTGGGGGATGCCCGGCGAGTGTTGTTTGTTGGCGACATGATTGATCAGGATGTGGCTTTCGGGAAGATTACAGGGTTCCAGACACTGCTTGTGTTGACCGGAGGTACCAGTAAAGCTGATCTGGAGTCTTTGCGAGACAGTGGAAAGGTACCGGATTTTTATACCGAAAGCATTGCTGATTTCGCACAAATAGTGGAAGATGTGTTGGCTGGAAGCAAGAAGGCTTGTCTGTGA
- the LOC129767534 gene encoding uncharacterized protein LOC129767534 isoform X1, whose product MSKRLLDLCAEDKKRFLDSFDYVLTDCDGVIWRVLGPIDGIGDAFKALKTHGKNIVCVSNNSVRETTDYMERLRNLSPEANVDDVIHPAVSVVRYLKSINFQGPIYAIVSAPFLAILREAGYEVFTGPKEPLPETFREVMQAIANTKPAKAVIVDYDYNCNNPKLMKAEQYLRADSECLFIAGAVDNKMSVSSSYSFFGPGRYVELLEKATGRKATVLGKPSHLLGEQLKMQYSVGDARRVLFVGDMIDQDVAFGKITGFQTLLVLTGGTSKADLESLRDSGKVPDFYTESIADFAQIVEDVLAGSKKACL is encoded by the exons ATGTCTAAGCGACTGCTCGATTTGTGTGCAGAAGATAAGAAACGCTTCCTCGATTCGTTTGATTACGTTCTAACGGACTGCGATG GTGTAATATGGAGAGTCCTGGGTCCGATCGATGGAATTGGGGATGCATTCAAAGCGTTGAAAACTCATGGAAAAAATATCGTTTGTGTGTCGAACAATAGCGTCCGAGAAACTACAGATTACATGGAGCGATTGCGCAACTTATCTCCAGAAGCAAATGTAGACGATGTGATTCATCCGGCCGTTAGTGTTGTCAGGTACCTGAAGTCAATCAACTTCCAGGGACCGATTTATGCAATAGTATCAGCACCCTTCTTGGCAATTCTTCGAGAAGCAGGATATGAAGTGTTCACCGGG CCTAAGGAACCTCTGCCGGAGACGTTTCGTGAAGTTATGCAAGCGATCGCCAATACAAAACCGGCGAAAGCAGTGATAGTAGACTACGATTACAATTGTAACAATCCTAAACTGATGAAGGCCGAACAATACCTTAGAGCAGactctgagtgtttattcattgCCGGTGCCGTCGACAACAAAATGTCTGTGTCATCCAGTTACAGCTTTTTCGGACCGGGACGTTATGTGGAACTTCTGGAGAAAGCCACCGGGAGAAAGGCCACAGTTCTCGGGAAACCGAGCCACCTGTTGGGGGAGCAGTTGAAGATGCAGTACTCGGTGGGGGATGCCCGGCGAGTGTTGTTTGTTGGCGACATGATTGATCAGGATGTGGCTTTCGGGAAGATTACAGGGTTCCAGACACTGCTTGTGTTGACCGGAGGTACCAGTAAAGCTGATCTGGAGTCTTTGCGAGACAGTGGAAAGGTACCGGATTTTTATACCGAAAGCATTGCTGATTTCGCACAAATAGTGGAAGATGTGTTGGCTGGAAGCAAGAAGGCTTGTCTGTGA